A genomic stretch from Aedes albopictus strain Foshan chromosome 2, AalbF5, whole genome shotgun sequence includes:
- the LOC115269208 gene encoding uncharacterized protein LOC115269208, with amino-acid sequence MSDKDSLEQPPEEGIEIEPMDEFDCLELEKTIINEWGMQRSSLNRMIYCGITVRCMEVIQDAEINELFNDPRMLGQKVIFKHRIKELQTNALLQLVGARKRRHASSEMSFNQKLDDNPPINPPPIHPSSMPHQPKKMKLEDDDDDDDEDPLLTDTSLLEPEQSLEASDQAIRLHDHHPTPMQNGSFIKPTTANAMAGNLPIRISVDGLRQLLQASRQGQWVLSYYNTYHTMNRKIQAALTHCIVEQFLVYNIMFSHRLMRHYAVIITQLFPTECAEVYYKPAQTLGWKRTCASGKLMDRWANQRMRHKDRYPQQRPRILDDTSDQRTFAEMSLVMGQAALGGL; translated from the exons atgagtGACAAAGATTCGCTGGAGCAACCACCGGAAGAGGGCATCGAAATCGAACCAATGGACGAGTTCGACTGTCTGGAGCTGGAGAAGACCATCATAAACGAGTGGGGAATGCAAAGAAGTTCATTGAACAGGATGATTT atTGTGGAATCACAGTCCGATGCATGGAGGTCATCCAGGATGCAGAAATAAACGAACTATTCAACGACCCTCGCATGCTGGGACAGAAAGTCATCTTCAAACATCGCATAAAAGAACTGCAAACAAATGCCCTGCTACAACTGGTGGGGGCCCGCAAGAGAAGACATGCCTCATCCGAGATGAGCTTCAACCAGAAGCTGGATGACAATCCTCCCATAAACCCACCTCCGATCCACCCTAGTTCAATGCCACATCAACCGAAGAAGATGAAActggaagacgacgacgacgacgacgatgaagatCCACTACTAACGGATACATCTCTGCTCGAACCGGAACAGTCCCTGGAAGCCTCGGATCAAGCTATCCGTCTCCACGATCACCATCCAACCCCCATGCAGAACGGATCGTTCATCAAGCCCACCACGGCCAACGCCATGGCCGGAAACCTACCAATCCGGATCTCGGTCGACGGTCTCCGACAGCTACTGCAGGCCAGCCGCCAAGGTCAGTGGGTCCTGTCCTACTACAACACGTACCACACGATGAACCGCAAGATCCAGGCGGCCCTCACCCATTGCATCGTGGAGCAGTTCCTGGTGTACAACATCATGTTCTCGCATCGGTTGATGCGCCATTACGCCGTCATTATTACCCAACTCTTCCCGACGGAATGTGCCGAAGTGTACTACAAACCGGCGCAAACGCTCGGCTGGAAGCGAACCTGCGCCTCTGGGAAGTTGATGGACCGTTGGGCGAACCAGAGGATGCGCCACAAGGATCGGTATCCGCAGCAGCGACCGCGCATTTTGGACGACACTTCGGACCAGAGGACTTTTGCGGAGATGTCGCTGGTGATGGGACAGGCCGCTCTCGGTGGACTGTGA